From Streptomyces fungicidicus, one genomic window encodes:
- a CDS encoding WXG100 family type VII secretion target, translating to MTIKGADTTRLRGLSKTFKAQHTNLDELIRAISKGTLESEDFWKGPRANRFRDEWDKLKPSLTNFLKSLENAQKETSDAADANDRIND from the coding sequence ATGACAATCAAGGGCGCAGACACCACTCGGCTTCGCGGTCTTTCCAAGACGTTCAAGGCCCAGCACACCAACCTCGATGAACTGATTCGAGCTATCTCGAAGGGCACGCTCGAAAGCGAGGACTTCTGGAAGGGCCCGCGAGCCAACCGATTCCGTGATGAGTGGGACAAGCTGAAGCCTTCCCTGACGAACTTCCTGAAGTCCCTGGAGAACGCTCAGAAGGAGACGAGCGACGCCGCCGACGCGAACGACCGCATCAACGACTAG
- a CDS encoding NHL repeat-containing protein: protein MPFLPLSRGRRRVLTGLGVALATVSAFGIYQAASGDAGSPPVNVTFVLGGGSRVKKTVGGTPQGTGLAIQGSFRGLAAAADGTVYLFTQEDQGMVMWKRETSGSTARIPLTGVDNRTAEQTAVASDGSIYLATGDSLWKTGPDGKTVKLVDTKCDNPRPFVNASLDEFCTGQVTGVTITADGTVYFGDQTVLGQHASYVHKISGDMVELVAGRPPQDNESLLRTNPAVKNGIDPPAGTKAKDVLVPAIWDSGWLTSSTSGIYWRTGPGIVRINADDTLTPLVGARDPDSISELKGPFDSIGSALDAEIGRGSIGSSRGDLTTLPDRSEIYYTDAHETYSPPFSSEYRWAGEKTASQKDFIDNLLKGKVIYQVSGENIAPVMPGVQAIAASGDSLYIAAESESDNRATGVLQVELPEMS, encoded by the coding sequence GCCGGCGCCGGGTGCTGACCGGCCTCGGCGTCGCCCTCGCGACCGTGTCCGCGTTCGGGATCTACCAAGCGGCCTCCGGCGACGCGGGCAGTCCCCCGGTCAACGTCACCTTCGTGCTCGGCGGCGGGTCCAGAGTGAAGAAAACAGTCGGAGGCACCCCTCAGGGCACGGGACTCGCGATTCAAGGCTCGTTCCGTGGGCTTGCCGCGGCGGCTGACGGCACCGTCTACCTGTTCACCCAGGAGGACCAGGGGATGGTGATGTGGAAGCGGGAGACCTCTGGATCCACAGCCAGGATCCCTCTCACAGGAGTGGACAATCGGACAGCTGAACAGACAGCGGTGGCATCCGACGGGTCCATCTACCTGGCCACCGGAGACAGCCTGTGGAAAACCGGGCCGGACGGTAAAACCGTCAAATTGGTGGACACGAAGTGCGACAACCCGCGGCCGTTCGTCAACGCGAGCCTCGATGAATTCTGTACCGGCCAGGTCACGGGAGTGACAATCACCGCGGATGGGACCGTCTACTTCGGCGACCAGACAGTACTGGGACAACACGCCTCGTACGTCCACAAGATCAGTGGTGACATGGTGGAACTCGTCGCCGGACGGCCGCCCCAGGACAATGAGTCGCTACTGCGCACGAACCCTGCCGTAAAGAACGGGATCGACCCTCCTGCGGGCACCAAGGCCAAGGACGTGCTTGTTCCCGCTATCTGGGACTCCGGTTGGCTGACATCCAGTACTTCGGGCATCTACTGGCGGACCGGACCGGGAATCGTCCGGATCAATGCGGATGACACACTGACCCCTCTCGTGGGGGCCAGGGATCCGGACAGTATCAGCGAGCTGAAGGGTCCCTTCGACAGCATCGGAAGTGCTCTTGATGCCGAGATCGGGAGGGGGTCCATCGGCAGCTCGCGCGGCGACCTTACAACCCTCCCCGATCGCTCTGAGATCTACTACACCGACGCCCACGAGACCTATTCCCCTCCGTTTTCCAGCGAGTACCGCTGGGCCGGCGAGAAAACCGCTTCACAGAAAGATTTTATCGACAATCTACTTAAGGGAAAGGTCATTTACCAGGTCAGCGGCGAGAACATCGCACCCGTCATGCCAGGAGTTCAAGCCATAGCCGCATCCGGTGATTCTCTTTATATCGCGGCGGAGTCCGAATCAGACAACAGAGCCACGGGCGTGCTGCAAGTGGAGCTCCCCGAGATGAGCTGA
- a CDS encoding serine/threonine-protein kinase, which translates to MRPLEADEPTVVGPYRLLGRLGSGGMGRVYLGRSAGGRTVAVKIVHPHFALDEEFRARFRREVDAARRVGGAWTASVLDADPGARIPWVATAYAAGPTLTAAVTGSGPLPPATVRALGAGLAEALTAVHRLGLVHRDVKPSNVLLTLDGPLLIDFGIARATDGTASLTSTGVSIGSPGYMSPEQILGKGVTGAADVFSLGAVLAYAATGSPPFPGDSSAALLYKVVHEPPALGDLTGELRRLTEACLDKNPSARPAPAEVAHRLAPDGGAARLVTGGWLPGALVEEVSRAAVRLLNLEAGAVGGAPSGLEVADGVRSGPEAAGDALSGLEAAGDAPSGPVGFSSPSVGEAPTAGAVTGGFGPPPVMPGPEGPGAVRPPVLAPAPAPFPEPRDASSSGAPPHPPTQPTDHRPARLSLSAAATSSAGPGGRGRRVSCTVALAVAGALAAVTVGSAFLFDLLPGTSGGGPAQSDDGGRSGDPAAPVTVPAAYLGTWEGQANSRETIAIPLGTFRLTLEKAEVGERVGTLRHTDIFGGVCDDVLTLKQITGKRIVTTSVGAESNRDVCNQAPHTVRLTPVGDDLVYESDSKPSGSPKARLSKIE; encoded by the coding sequence ATGCGGCCGCTCGAAGCGGACGAGCCCACGGTCGTGGGGCCCTACCGGCTGCTCGGCCGGCTCGGCTCCGGCGGCATGGGCCGGGTGTATCTGGGCCGCAGCGCGGGGGGCCGCACGGTCGCGGTGAAGATCGTGCACCCCCACTTCGCGCTCGACGAGGAGTTCCGCGCCCGATTCCGGCGCGAGGTCGACGCCGCGCGCCGGGTGGGCGGCGCCTGGACGGCGTCCGTCCTGGACGCCGACCCCGGCGCCCGGATCCCCTGGGTCGCCACCGCCTACGCGGCGGGCCCGACCCTCACGGCGGCGGTCACCGGCTCCGGCCCCCTGCCGCCGGCCACCGTGCGGGCGCTGGGCGCGGGGCTGGCCGAGGCGCTGACGGCGGTGCACCGGCTGGGCCTGGTGCACCGCGACGTGAAGCCGTCCAACGTCCTGCTCACCCTCGACGGCCCCCTGCTGATCGACTTCGGCATCGCCCGCGCCACGGACGGCACGGCGTCCCTCACCTCCACCGGCGTCTCGATCGGCTCCCCCGGCTACATGTCCCCCGAGCAGATCCTCGGCAAGGGTGTGACGGGCGCGGCCGACGTCTTCTCCCTCGGCGCGGTGCTGGCGTACGCCGCCACCGGCAGCCCTCCCTTCCCCGGCGACTCCTCGGCTGCGCTGCTGTACAAGGTCGTGCACGAGCCGCCCGCGCTGGGCGACCTCACCGGCGAGCTGCGCCGGCTGACGGAAGCGTGCCTGGACAAGAACCCGTCGGCCCGCCCGGCCCCCGCCGAGGTGGCCCACCGCCTCGCCCCGGACGGCGGCGCGGCCCGCCTGGTGACGGGCGGCTGGCTGCCGGGGGCCCTGGTGGAGGAGGTGAGCCGCGCTGCGGTGCGGTTGCTGAATCTGGAGGCGGGAGCGGTGGGGGGTGCTCCGTCGGGGCTCGAGGTGGCGGACGGCGTCCGGTCGGGCCCGGAGGCGGCGGGTGACGCCCTGTCGGGCTTGGAGGCGGCGGGTGACGCTCCGTCGGGCCCGGTGGGCTTCAGCAGCCCGTCGGTGGGGGAGGCCCCGACGGCGGGAGCCGTGACCGGCGGCTTCGGCCCGCCACCGGTGATGCCGGGCCCGGAGGGCCCGGGCGCCGTCCGTCCCCCTGTCCTCGCCCCTGCCCCCGCCCCCTTCCCGGAGCCGCGCGACGCGTCGTCGTCGGGCGCGCCCCCGCACCCGCCGACGCAGCCCACGGACCACCGTCCCGCCCGGCTCTCCCTCTCCGCGGCGGCCACCTCCTCAGCCGGCCCCGGAGGCCGCGGCCGGCGCGTCAGCTGCACGGTCGCCCTCGCGGTGGCGGGCGCGCTGGCCGCGGTGACCGTCGGCTCCGCCTTCCTGTTCGACCTGCTGCCGGGCACCTCCGGGGGCGGCCCCGCCCAGTCCGACGACGGCGGACGGTCAGGCGACCCGGCCGCCCCGGTCACCGTCCCCGCCGCCTACCTCGGCACCTGGGAGGGCCAGGCCAACTCCCGCGAGACCATCGCCATTCCGCTCGGCACCTTCCGGCTGACCCTCGAGAAGGCCGAGGTGGGCGAACGGGTGGGCACCCTCCGGCACACGGACATCTTCGGCGGCGTCTGCGACGACGTACTCACCCTGAAGCAGATCACCGGGAAGCGGATCGTCACGACCTCCGTCGGCGCCGAGTCCAACCGCGACGTCTGCAACCAGGCTCCCCACACGGTCCGCCTCACCCCCGTGGGCGACGACCTCGTCTACGAGTCGGACAGCAAACCCTCCGGAAGCCCGAAGGCCCGCCTGTCGAAGATCGAGTAA
- a CDS encoding FtsK/SpoIIIE domain-containing protein, translated as MRVRTTVVQEGAGPQDAMISADEGVTAAEVAEALRRVRRGLDSSRTTASDIDIHYLRSAQTAPATLWVDGRPLSPDSQVGDVLRDGLRITTDDSVGPFLTADEPTGRYEVRVCGGPGAGRVARLTAGAATLGSAETCTIVVDDPRLESVAARITVDLKGRVDVAPQGDVNLSLDDEPVTAVQEWEPGMLLKAGDSLFSLAEPGEPDAHLAPTGEGGLAYNRPPRLSSPLSRPRLTVPMPPGKDEGIRFQLISMLMPLFFGVAMYFVTKTIYMLLFCLLSPLMMLGQWFSDRRHGKKKYRAALKEYKKAKAEQEAELERLAERDQRRRREAFPDPGQMLLFATGPRRRLWERRITDPDAMYLRVGFSDLRAEIDLVNGRATGADVEEPEPPVVTNVPMTLPFTELGVVGIAGDRTRAVATARWMTAQAAVLHSPRDLSLVVLSSAPDAAENWSWIQWLPHASPQQGQHCVALLGTDAESISRRVNELLNELSRRKTAAQESGGLRALRPDPHVLLVLDGARLLRRVPGVPQLLQEGPAHGIFALCVDQDERLLPEECRTAVCWSPGALSTVHLRGYGYESVGDVLADQVSVAWCERVARAMAPVRDVSRDDADSALPTSARLLSLLRMPDPTGADIAAIWKRGGATTAAFIGMAADGPFVLDIRRDGPHALIAGTTGAGKSELLQTIIASLAVGNTPDALNFVLIDYKGGSAFQDCARLPHTVGMVSDLDAHLTERALASLAAELRRREGILFEAATKDIEDYNDARRLRPELEPMPRLVLIIDEFASLVAELPDFIAGLVDIARRGRSLGVHLMLATQRPAGVVSADIRANTNLRIALRVTNGEESRDVIDAPDAGSISKSTPGRCYVRSGSQSLVGVQSARIGGRRPGADTAPQVTVNFLDWMAYGRPLPRAAQDDEDDGTMVTDLAVLVDAIADGARQLGCTQPRSPWLPPIPTQVALADLESLPTGKTGDDPVAPVRIGLTDLPAQQAREPLALDLTDGEHLMIAGGPRSGRSTALRTIAGAVARTTSPSDVHIYGIDCGANALLPLTGLPHCGAVVTRDQKARVDRLLGRLLSEVSRRQMLLAEKGQSSAAEQRSAADPSERLPWMVVLLDGWDAYRQAFENYDYGRLVDDAKRLFREGAAVGVKVVLTTDRSGLTGDISSSFSERLVLRLADQADYALAGLSSKDVPKDIPTGRALKATDDGVQESQLALLAENPSGQAQVAALQEIARSAGQVESRPTEYQRPIRVDVLPARIGAREAMALQPGFAPASPLWALVAVGGDELRPLGVNLEEGGPGFVISGPPKSGRSSTLVTAANSLLRQQTGVIVITPRRSPLRELATAPGVLGSLDSESSEDDLEALISTARGPYVIVVDDAELLYDTPLDEALEEVVKRGMDGGLGLIAAGAVDALSSQYRGFVVQARRSRAGLLLSPQGTQDGEMFSIRLPSNVGGGPTGRGLFVQGGEAMQAQAVLPD; from the coding sequence ATGCGAGTGCGGACGACCGTGGTTCAGGAAGGAGCCGGACCTCAGGATGCGATGATCAGCGCTGACGAAGGGGTGACGGCAGCCGAGGTGGCCGAGGCGTTGCGACGGGTTCGGAGAGGCCTTGACTCTTCTCGGACTACCGCATCGGACATCGATATTCACTATTTGCGGTCAGCGCAGACAGCCCCAGCCACCCTTTGGGTTGACGGGCGGCCTTTGTCACCTGACTCGCAAGTGGGCGACGTCCTCAGGGACGGATTGCGGATCACCACTGATGACTCCGTGGGTCCCTTCCTGACCGCTGACGAGCCGACCGGCAGATACGAGGTTCGGGTCTGCGGCGGCCCGGGCGCTGGACGGGTCGCTCGCCTGACCGCGGGGGCGGCGACGCTGGGCTCGGCGGAAACGTGCACCATCGTCGTTGATGACCCGCGACTGGAGTCGGTGGCCGCTCGCATCACCGTCGACCTCAAGGGTCGGGTCGACGTCGCGCCCCAAGGCGACGTGAACCTGTCCCTCGACGACGAGCCGGTTACTGCAGTGCAAGAGTGGGAACCGGGCATGTTGCTCAAGGCCGGCGACTCCCTCTTCAGCTTGGCCGAACCGGGCGAGCCGGACGCACACCTCGCTCCCACGGGCGAGGGTGGCCTCGCTTACAACCGCCCGCCACGCTTGTCCTCGCCTCTGTCCCGGCCGAGGTTGACGGTGCCCATGCCACCCGGCAAGGACGAAGGGATTCGCTTTCAGCTCATCTCCATGCTGATGCCGTTGTTTTTCGGCGTGGCAATGTACTTCGTCACCAAGACGATCTACATGCTCTTGTTCTGTCTGCTGTCTCCCTTGATGATGCTCGGACAATGGTTCAGCGACCGGCGGCACGGCAAGAAGAAGTACCGGGCGGCTCTCAAGGAGTACAAGAAAGCCAAGGCGGAACAGGAAGCGGAACTTGAGCGACTCGCTGAGCGTGATCAGCGGCGCCGCCGCGAGGCGTTCCCCGACCCGGGGCAGATGCTCCTCTTCGCCACAGGCCCCCGCCGGCGCCTGTGGGAGCGTCGCATCACGGACCCGGACGCCATGTATCTCCGTGTCGGCTTCAGCGATTTGAGAGCCGAAATCGACCTGGTGAACGGTCGTGCCACAGGAGCCGACGTGGAAGAGCCCGAGCCTCCGGTCGTCACTAACGTCCCGATGACGCTCCCCTTCACGGAACTTGGGGTAGTGGGCATCGCCGGGGACCGAACCCGCGCCGTCGCGACTGCGCGGTGGATGACGGCACAGGCCGCGGTGCTGCACAGTCCTCGGGATCTCTCACTCGTTGTCCTCTCATCGGCTCCGGACGCTGCCGAGAACTGGAGCTGGATCCAGTGGCTACCTCATGCCAGTCCTCAACAGGGACAGCACTGCGTCGCGTTGCTGGGAACGGATGCGGAGTCCATTTCCAGGCGTGTCAACGAGTTGCTGAATGAACTGTCGCGCAGGAAAACCGCAGCCCAGGAAAGTGGCGGCCTGCGGGCGCTGCGCCCCGACCCGCATGTGCTGCTCGTCCTCGACGGTGCCAGGCTCCTGCGCCGGGTCCCCGGAGTACCGCAACTATTGCAGGAAGGGCCTGCGCACGGCATCTTCGCGCTCTGCGTCGACCAGGACGAGCGGCTCCTGCCCGAGGAGTGCCGTACCGCCGTCTGCTGGTCGCCCGGCGCGTTGAGTACCGTCCACCTGCGTGGTTACGGCTACGAGTCGGTGGGTGACGTGCTGGCCGATCAGGTCTCCGTCGCCTGGTGTGAGCGCGTGGCCCGGGCCATGGCGCCGGTGCGGGATGTGAGCCGTGACGACGCGGACAGCGCACTCCCCACCTCCGCGCGACTGCTGAGTCTGCTGAGGATGCCTGACCCGACCGGCGCGGACATTGCAGCGATCTGGAAGCGCGGAGGTGCGACCACGGCTGCATTCATCGGTATGGCGGCCGACGGGCCCTTCGTCCTGGACATCCGCCGGGACGGCCCGCATGCTCTGATCGCCGGTACGACGGGTGCGGGCAAGTCGGAACTCCTCCAAACGATCATCGCGTCCCTGGCCGTGGGTAACACCCCGGACGCGCTCAACTTCGTCCTCATCGACTACAAGGGCGGCAGCGCGTTCCAGGACTGCGCCCGGCTGCCCCACACCGTGGGCATGGTGAGCGACCTCGACGCGCACCTGACCGAGCGGGCGTTGGCCTCACTGGCCGCCGAGCTGAGACGACGCGAGGGCATTCTCTTCGAAGCGGCCACGAAGGACATCGAGGATTACAACGACGCCAGGCGGCTCCGGCCGGAGCTGGAGCCGATGCCTAGGCTGGTGCTCATCATCGACGAATTCGCCTCCCTGGTCGCGGAACTGCCCGACTTCATCGCCGGGCTCGTGGACATCGCCAGGCGCGGCCGCTCCCTCGGCGTTCACCTGATGCTGGCGACACAGCGCCCGGCGGGCGTGGTCAGCGCCGACATCCGCGCCAACACCAACCTTCGCATCGCCCTGCGCGTCACCAACGGCGAAGAATCGCGCGACGTCATCGACGCGCCCGATGCGGGCAGCATCTCGAAGAGCACACCGGGACGCTGTTACGTACGGTCTGGATCACAGTCGCTGGTGGGAGTGCAGTCCGCACGCATCGGTGGGCGACGCCCCGGAGCCGACACCGCTCCACAAGTGACAGTGAACTTCCTGGACTGGATGGCGTACGGGCGTCCACTGCCGCGAGCCGCGCAGGACGACGAGGACGACGGCACGATGGTGACCGACCTTGCCGTGCTGGTCGACGCGATCGCTGATGGCGCCAGGCAACTCGGGTGCACGCAGCCGCGCAGCCCATGGCTGCCGCCCATCCCCACGCAGGTGGCGCTCGCGGATCTGGAGTCGCTGCCGACGGGGAAGACCGGCGATGACCCGGTTGCCCCCGTGCGTATCGGCCTGACCGACCTTCCGGCCCAGCAGGCTCGCGAGCCGCTCGCACTCGATCTGACGGACGGCGAGCACCTGATGATCGCCGGCGGCCCCCGCTCCGGGCGGTCGACCGCGCTACGGACCATCGCGGGGGCCGTCGCCCGGACCACATCGCCCAGCGATGTGCACATCTACGGCATCGACTGCGGTGCCAACGCACTGCTCCCGCTCACCGGCCTCCCACACTGCGGCGCTGTTGTGACTCGGGATCAGAAAGCACGTGTCGACCGATTGCTGGGCAGGCTGCTGAGCGAGGTGTCGCGACGCCAGATGCTCCTTGCGGAGAAGGGACAGTCCAGCGCGGCAGAACAGCGATCGGCGGCCGACCCCTCGGAGCGGTTGCCCTGGATGGTGGTTCTGCTGGACGGCTGGGACGCCTATCGCCAGGCCTTCGAGAACTACGACTACGGCCGACTCGTCGACGATGCCAAGAGACTGTTCCGAGAGGGCGCCGCGGTCGGAGTGAAGGTAGTCCTCACGACCGACCGCAGCGGTCTGACCGGCGACATTTCCAGCTCCTTCAGCGAACGACTCGTACTTCGCCTCGCGGACCAGGCGGACTACGCCCTTGCAGGCTTGTCGAGCAAGGACGTTCCGAAGGACATCCCCACAGGCCGGGCGCTGAAGGCCACGGACGACGGGGTGCAGGAGAGCCAGTTGGCGCTGCTCGCCGAGAACCCCTCGGGGCAGGCCCAGGTGGCGGCCCTTCAGGAGATCGCGCGCTCGGCCGGTCAAGTCGAATCCAGGCCGACGGAGTACCAGCGTCCGATCCGGGTCGACGTACTGCCGGCGCGCATCGGAGCCCGCGAGGCCATGGCGCTACAGCCCGGCTTCGCTCCGGCGTCGCCCCTCTGGGCTCTTGTCGCGGTAGGCGGGGACGAACTGCGACCTCTGGGTGTGAACTTGGAGGAAGGGGGACCCGGATTCGTCATCTCGGGGCCTCCGAAGTCCGGGCGCTCCAGCACCCTGGTCACAGCGGCCAACTCCTTGCTGCGGCAGCAAACCGGGGTCATCGTGATTACGCCACGTCGTTCCCCTCTCCGCGAACTGGCTACGGCGCCCGGGGTACTCGGCTCCCTCGACAGCGAGAGTTCCGAGGACGACCTGGAGGCGCTGATCAGTACTGCGCGGGGCCCCTACGTCATCGTCGTCGACGACGCGGAACTGCTGTATGACACTCCGCTCGACGAAGCGCTCGAAGAGGTGGTCAAGCGTGGCATGGACGGTGGTCTCGGACTGATCGCCGCGGGTGCCGTTGACGCGTTGTCCTCGCAGTACCGGGGCTTTGTCGTACAGGCACGCCGCTCACGCGCGGGTCTGCTGCTGTCGCCGCAGGGCACACAGGACGGTGAGATGTTCAGCATTCGCCTGCCGTCGAACGTCGGCGGGGGGCCGACCGGCCGGGGGCTCTTCGTCCAGGGTGGCGAAGCGATGCAGGCCCAAGCGGTGCTGCCGGACTGA
- a CDS encoding cold-shock protein: MATGTVKWFNAEKGFGFIAQEGGGPDVFVHYSAINASGFRSLEENQQVSFDVTQGPKGPQAENVTPV, from the coding sequence ATGGCTACCGGAACCGTGAAGTGGTTCAACGCCGAAAAGGGCTTTGGTTTCATCGCCCAGGAAGGCGGCGGCCCCGACGTCTTCGTCCACTACTCCGCGATCAACGCGAGCGGCTTCCGCTCCCTCGAGGAGAACCAGCAGGTGTCCTTCGACGTCACGCAGGGCCCGAAGGGCCCGCAGGCGGAGAACGTCACCCCGGTCTGA
- a CDS encoding menaquinone biosynthetic enzyme MqnA/MqnD family protein, with product MDNPRTRPRVGHIQFLNCLPLYWGLARTGTLLDFELTKDTPEKLSEKLVQGDLDIGPITLVEFLKHADQLVAFPDIAVGCDGPVMSCVIASQVPLDRLDGARVALGSTSRTSVRLAQLLLAERYGVRPDYYTCPPDLSLMMQEADAAVLIGDAALRANMVDGPRYGLDVHDLGALWKQWTGLPFVFAVWAVRRDYLEREPVITRKVHEAFLASRNLSLEEVGKVAEQAARWEAFDEETLAQYFTTLDFSFGAPQLEAVAEFARRVGPTTGFPADVKVDLLRP from the coding sequence GTGGACAATCCTCGCACCCGGCCGCGCGTCGGCCACATCCAGTTCCTGAACTGCCTGCCCCTGTACTGGGGGCTCGCGAGAACGGGCACGCTCCTCGACTTCGAGCTGACGAAGGACACCCCGGAGAAGCTCAGTGAGAAGCTGGTGCAGGGCGACCTCGACATCGGACCCATCACCCTCGTCGAGTTCCTCAAGCACGCGGACCAGCTCGTCGCCTTCCCGGACATCGCCGTCGGCTGCGACGGCCCCGTGATGTCCTGCGTGATCGCCTCGCAGGTCCCGCTGGACCGGCTGGACGGAGCACGGGTCGCCCTCGGCTCGACGTCCCGCACCTCCGTACGCCTCGCCCAGCTCCTCCTCGCCGAGCGGTACGGCGTACGGCCCGACTACTACACCTGCCCGCCCGACCTGAGCCTGATGATGCAGGAGGCCGACGCGGCCGTCCTCATCGGCGACGCGGCCCTGCGCGCGAACATGGTCGACGGCCCCCGCTACGGCCTCGACGTGCACGACCTGGGCGCGCTGTGGAAGCAGTGGACCGGCCTGCCGTTCGTCTTCGCGGTGTGGGCGGTGCGCCGCGACTACCTGGAGCGCGAGCCCGTCATCACCCGCAAGGTGCACGAGGCCTTCCTCGCCTCCCGCAACCTCTCCCTGGAGGAGGTCGGCAAGGTCGCGGAGCAGGCGGCCCGCTGGGAGGCCTTCGACGAGGAGACCCTCGCCCAGTACTTCACCACCCTCGACTTCAGCTTCGGCGCGCCGCAGCTGGAGGCGGTCGCGGAGTTCGCCCGCCGGGTCGGGCCCACGACGGGCTTCCCGGCGGACGTGAAGGTCGATCTGCTGCGGCCCTGA
- a CDS encoding AMP-dependent synthetase/ligase: MSTDYSAAYSSALDDEVYGAPLLVEPGIRRLDGVVREASVPPFARPVRHGSLADLPFENASTAPDAVVLSRRTADGSWRDVTAAGFAAEVLAVAKGLISEGLTPGDRIAVMARTVYEWTVLDFAAWAAGLVTVPVYPTSSVFQARWILHDSGAVALVTETAGQAAALGPEFPHLPDLRRVWTVEKGHVEALAEAGAHVPDQEVEVRRGVLGPDTLATLVYTSGTTGRPKGCALSHGNFFAEVDNAIELLYPIFKARTSEEASVLLFLPMSHVFGRMVAVACVRARVRLGHAPSLAAEDLLPDLASFRPTCLLTIPYMLEKVFNTARAKAEEGGRVSTFDRAASVARRYGEAVEARQTGAGSGPSRALKTSRAFYDPLVYRKLRNAMGGRVKYAICGGSPLGRRLASFYAGAGIEIFEGYGLTETTGASTVTPPLKPRLGTVGWPLPGTRIRIAADGEVLVGGEHVLRGYWDPQAGGVVPAAPDGWLATGDIGELDGEGYLTITGRKKELIITSGGKSVAPAPLENWLRSHPLISQVMVLGDDRPYVSALITLDPAGITHWRRMNRKHPVPPELVADDEELRMILQRAIDEANKVLSRPESIRRFTILPGDFTEEAGHLTPSMKLRREAILRDFAEEVEGLYGEYSH; the protein is encoded by the coding sequence GTGTCCACCGACTATTCCGCCGCGTATTCCTCCGCTCTCGACGACGAGGTCTACGGAGCGCCCCTCCTGGTCGAGCCCGGGATCCGGCGGCTGGACGGCGTCGTACGGGAGGCGTCCGTACCGCCGTTCGCCAGGCCGGTGCGGCACGGCTCACTGGCCGACCTGCCGTTCGAGAACGCGAGCACGGCGCCGGACGCGGTGGTCCTCAGCCGTAGGACGGCCGACGGCAGCTGGCGGGACGTGACGGCCGCCGGGTTCGCCGCCGAGGTGCTGGCCGTCGCCAAGGGGCTGATCTCCGAGGGCCTGACGCCGGGCGACCGGATCGCCGTCATGGCCCGCACGGTCTACGAGTGGACGGTGCTCGACTTCGCCGCCTGGGCGGCCGGACTGGTCACCGTCCCCGTCTACCCGACCTCCTCCGTCTTCCAGGCCCGCTGGATCCTGCACGACTCCGGCGCGGTCGCCCTGGTCACGGAGACCGCGGGACAGGCCGCCGCCCTCGGCCCCGAGTTCCCGCACCTCCCCGACCTGCGGCGGGTCTGGACCGTCGAGAAGGGCCACGTGGAGGCGCTCGCCGAGGCCGGCGCGCACGTCCCGGACCAGGAGGTGGAGGTACGCCGGGGCGTCCTCGGCCCCGACACCCTCGCCACCCTCGTCTACACCTCGGGCACCACCGGCCGGCCCAAGGGATGCGCGCTCAGCCACGGCAACTTCTTCGCCGAGGTGGACAACGCGATCGAGCTGCTCTACCCGATCTTCAAGGCCCGGACCAGCGAGGAGGCCTCCGTCCTCCTCTTCCTGCCCATGTCCCACGTCTTCGGCCGGATGGTCGCCGTCGCCTGCGTGCGCGCCCGGGTGCGCCTCGGGCACGCGCCCAGCCTGGCGGCCGAGGACCTGCTGCCCGACCTGGCGAGCTTCCGGCCCACCTGCCTGCTCACCATCCCGTACATGCTGGAGAAGGTCTTCAACACCGCCCGCGCGAAGGCGGAGGAGGGCGGACGGGTGTCCACCTTCGACCGCGCGGCGTCCGTGGCCCGCCGCTACGGCGAGGCCGTCGAGGCCCGCCAGACCGGCGCGGGCTCCGGCCCCTCGCGCGCCCTGAAGACCTCCCGCGCCTTCTACGACCCGCTGGTCTACCGCAAGCTCCGCAACGCCATGGGCGGCAGGGTCAAGTACGCCATCTGCGGCGGCTCCCCGCTGGGCCGCCGCCTCGCCTCGTTCTACGCCGGCGCCGGAATCGAGATCTTCGAGGGCTACGGCCTGACGGAGACCACCGGCGCCTCCACGGTCACGCCCCCGCTCAAGCCCCGGCTCGGCACGGTCGGCTGGCCGCTGCCGGGGACGCGGATCCGCATCGCGGCGGACGGCGAGGTCCTGGTCGGCGGAGAGCACGTGCTGCGCGGCTACTGGGACCCCCAGGCGGGCGGGGTGGTCCCCGCGGCCCCCGACGGCTGGCTCGCCACCGGCGACATCGGCGAACTGGACGGCGAGGGCTATCTGACCATCACGGGCCGCAAGAAGGAGCTGATCATCACCTCGGGCGGCAAGAGCGTCGCCCCGGCCCCGCTGGAGAACTGGCTCCGCTCCCACCCGCTGATCTCCCAGGTCATGGTCCTGGGCGACGACCGCCCCTACGTCTCCGCCCTGATCACCCTCGACCCCGCCGGGATCACCCACTGGCGCCGCATGAACCGCAAGCACCCGGTACCGCCGGAACTCGTGGCCGACGACGAGGAGCTGCGCATGATCCTGCAGCGCGCCATCGACGAGGCGAACAAGGTGCTCTCCCGCCCGGAGTCGATCCGCCGGTTCACGATCCTTCCCGGTGACTTCACGGAGGAGGCCGGCCATCTGACCCCGTCGATGAAGCTGCGCCGGGAGGCGATACTGCGGGACTTCGCGGAAGAGGTGGAGGGGCTGTACGGGGAATATTCGCACTGA